Below is a genomic region from Govania unica.
CGGTCAGCGGGACTGCACCGGCGGCACCGGCATCGCCACCGGTTCCGGTCAATCCGGAAGTTCCAATCAGCGAGTAACGGTTGCCTCTGCTCGCGGGCGCTATTTTCATCCGACCTGTTTCAAGGACCTGGACCGGCTAGAGAGTCTATGACGCGTTTTATCTTTATTACTGGCGGTGTGGTGTCTTCGCTTGGCAAGGGGTTGATGTCGGCGTCGCTGGGGGCCCTTCTTCAGGCCCGAGGCTATACGGTCCGCCTGCGCAAACTCGATCCCTATCTGAACGTTGACCCGGGCACCATGAGCCCTTATCAGCACGGCGAGGTCTTTGTGACCGACGACGGCGCTGAGACTGACCTTGATCTGGGGCATTATGAGCGCTTCACCGGCGTGCCGGCGAGTCAGTGCGACAGCATCTCCCAGGGGCGTATCTATCAGGATATTCTGACCAAGGAACGTCGCGGCGATTATCTCGGCGGGACGGTGCAGGTCATTCCCCATGTGACGGACGCCATCAAGGAATTCGTGCTGGCGGAAACCGCGGACCATGATTTCATTCTGTGCGAAATCGGCGGCACCATTGGCGATATCGAGAGCCTGCCGTTCCTCGAAGCAATCCGTCAGATCGGGCAGGAGCTTGGGCGGGATCGCGTCTGCTTTGCGCATTTGACGCTGGTGCCTTATCTGTCCGCCGCCAACGAGCTCAAAACCAAGCCAACCCAGCATTCCGTCAAGGAAATGCGCTCGATCGGCATTCAGCCTGATGTGCTGGTCTGCCGGTCGGAAAAGGAAATACCGCTTAGCGATCGGCGCAAGATTGCACTCTTTTGCAATGTGCCGGAAGCTGCGGTCATTCAGGGGCTTGATGCGCGCACCATCTATGAAGTGCCGCTTATGTATCATGCCGAAGGGCTTGATGCCGAGGTTCTGAAAAGTTTCCGCATCGATCCGGAAAGTGTGCCGGTTGATCTGACCCGCTGGACCGAGATTGCTGATCGCATCCATCATCCCGAAGGCGAAGTCACCATCGCCATCGTCGGTAAATACACCAGCCTGAAGGACGCCTATAAGTCTCTGATGGAAGCCCTGACCCATGGTGGCATCGCCAATAACGTCAAGGTCAATTTCCGCTGGATCGAGTCCGAAGTCTTTGAATCCGAAGATGTGGTTGCGCATCTTGAAGATGTCGACGGCATTTTGGTTCCTGGCGGATTCGGGGAGCGTGGGTCCGAAGGCAAGATCCGCGCCGTACAGTTCGCCCGTGAACATAAAGTGCCCTATTTCGGTATTTGCTTCGGAATGCAGATGGCGGTGATTGAGGCCGCGCGGAATATGGCCGGCATCCCACAGGCAAGCTCGACCGAATTTGGCCCCTGTGCCGATCCGGTTGTGGGCATCATGACCGAATGGGTCAGCGGCGATCAGCTTGTGCAGCGTTCGGCCGTTGGCGACAAAGGCGGCACCATGCGACTTGGTGCGTTCGAAGCCCATTTGCTTGCAGGGTCGCGAGTGGCCGAAATCTATGGTAGCGAACAGATTTTTGAACGCCATCGTCATCGCTATGAAGTGAATGTCGCCTATAAGGACGTGCTTGAGGCCAAGGGCATGGTGTTTTCGGGCCTGTCGCCCGATGGTCAATTGCCGGAAATCGTCGAGATTCCGGATCATCCGTGGTTTATCGGCGTGCAGTTCCATCCAGAACTCAAGTCGAAGCCGTTTGACCCGCATCCGCTGTTTGCATCTTTTGTCGCCGCTGCCATACGTCAGTCGCGACTGGTCTAGACGTTTGTCCTTACAGAGTACGAAGGCTCCAACTCGCCTTTTGAACCGGCAGCTTCCGAGCCTTAGCCGGATAACCGACAACAACAGGATAGAGATATGAGTGCCATTCTTGATATTACCGCCCGTGAAATTCTCGATAGCCGCGGCAATCCGACCGTTGAAGTCGATGTCACGCTGGATTCGG
It encodes:
- a CDS encoding CTP synthase, with the protein product MTRFIFITGGVVSSLGKGLMSASLGALLQARGYTVRLRKLDPYLNVDPGTMSPYQHGEVFVTDDGAETDLDLGHYERFTGVPASQCDSISQGRIYQDILTKERRGDYLGGTVQVIPHVTDAIKEFVLAETADHDFILCEIGGTIGDIESLPFLEAIRQIGQELGRDRVCFAHLTLVPYLSAANELKTKPTQHSVKEMRSIGIQPDVLVCRSEKEIPLSDRRKIALFCNVPEAAVIQGLDARTIYEVPLMYHAEGLDAEVLKSFRIDPESVPVDLTRWTEIADRIHHPEGEVTIAIVGKYTSLKDAYKSLMEALTHGGIANNVKVNFRWIESEVFESEDVVAHLEDVDGILVPGGFGERGSEGKIRAVQFAREHKVPYFGICFGMQMAVIEAARNMAGIPQASSTEFGPCADPVVGIMTEWVSGDQLVQRSAVGDKGGTMRLGAFEAHLLAGSRVAEIYGSEQIFERHRHRYEVNVAYKDVLEAKGMVFSGLSPDGQLPEIVEIPDHPWFIGVQFHPELKSKPFDPHPLFASFVAAAIRQSRLV